A segment of the Methanomassiliicoccaceae archaeon DOK genome:
CGGACACAGGATAGAACTGATCCACGAAGAGTAAGCCGATGTCCAACATCTGGATTATGAGGATCGGCCATCGCCCCCAGAGGGACAAGAGGGTGACCACGCATGTGGCGCTCTCCTCCAGGGCCCTCGGGGCGAAGGGCATCTACGTGGATACCGAGGACCCCGTGCTGGAGGAGAACGTCCGCAGCGTCGTCCAGAGGTTCGGGGGAGACTACTCCATCAAGACCGGAGTGAGCTGGAAGGAGGCCACGAAGGACTTCCAGGGCAAGGTCGTCCATCTCACGATGTACGGTCAGAGGGTCGACGAGGCCCTGCCCAAGATCCCCCGCGACGAGGACATCATGATCATCGTCGGGGCGGAGAAGGTCCCGGCGGAAGTCTACCAGCGCGCGGACTTTAACGTGTCCGTGGGGAACCAGCCACATTCGGAGATTGCGGCACTGGCGATCTTCCTGGACAGGTTCACAGAGGGCAAGGCCCTGTACGCGGACCGCGGGGGAGAGCTCGAGGTGGTGCCGAACGAGAGGGGGAAGACTGTTGTCGAGCACCATACCGAATGAGACGGAATGCGTCGAGCTCCTCATCGAGGCGGGATGCAAACGCAGGGTCATAATACACTGCTGCACCGTGGAGGCCGTGGCGAAGGAGATGTCGTCCCGCATCGCGGGGGTCGACAGGGACCTCGTCCTCGCAGGATCGCTCCTCCACGACATCGGCCGCTCGGTCGACCATTCGATCATGCACGCCTACATAGGGTCGCAGATCGTGAAGGGTCACGGGCTGTCGCCGGCACTCGTCGACATCGTTCGCAAGCACACCGGCGCGGGTCTCGACGACGAGGATGTGGCCGAGATGGGCCTGCCCCAGGCGGACTACATGCCGAGGACGCTGGAGGAGAAGATCGTCGCCCACGCGGACAACCTGGTCAGCGACAACAAGGTGGTAACCCATCTGCACTCGGTTGAGAAGCTGAGGAACAAGGGTGCCGACCGCGGCGCAGACAGGATCGAGGCGCTGCACAGGGAGCTCTCCGAGCTCTACGGGGAGGACCTCGATGTGCTGCCGGACCGCATCGGCCAGTATCCGGACCTTCCGCTCGCCAGGAGCTTCGACCTGGTCTGAGGTCGGAGGCTGAAACTTCTTTTTTAAATCATATTCACATACGGAGTCAGTGATTCAAATGGTTACAGAGCTCAACGAATCCAACTTCGATTCCTTCGTGGAGTCGAACCACATCGCCATCATCGACTGCTGGGCGCCCTGGTGCGGACCCTGCAGGCGCATGGGACCCATTATCGAGGAGGTCGCCAACGACCTCGCCGGAAAGGCAGGGGTCGCTAAGCTCAACACCGACGAGAACCAGGCCATCGCGGTCAGGTTCAACATCAACGCCATCCCCACGCTCCTCGTCTTCAAGGACAGGGTCCTCGTCGACGCGCTCGTGGGACTCAGGCCCAAGGAAGACATCCTGTCGTACGTGAGCGGTCTCTGATGGAGACAGACGTACTGGTCATCGGATCCGGGCCCGCGGGCATCCAGGCCGCGATCCACGCATCGAGGCGCAAGGTCTCCGTCGTAGTCGCCGGGAGGCCGTCCGCCAGCGCCGCCGCCGGCACGGAGGTGGACAACTACTTCGGTACAGGGCTCGTGTCGGGCGACAGGCTCATCGAGGAGGGCGTCCGCCAGGCCGAGTCCACAGGGGCCGTCTTCTCAGGACAGAACGTCATCTCGTCCTCCCGGGACGGGGAGGCGTTCCGCTTCGTCCTCGAGGACGGCACGGAGGTGGTCTCGAAAGCAGTGGTCATCGCCACCGGGATATCCAGGAAGAAGCTGGGGATCCCCGGGGAGAAGGAGCTCTTCGGCAAAGGCGTGAGCTACTGCGCGGTCTGCGACTGCAACTTCTACAAGGGCCGCAGGGCCGTCATCGTCGGGAACGAGTCCGAGGCGGCGACCTCGGCGGAGATGATGACGGGATACGCCTCGGAGACGTCCTGGGTCGCCTGGGATGTGCAGGCCAGTCCTGTTCTGGTGGAGAAGGCGGAGGCGGCGGGGGTCAGGTTCTACGGCTCGAAGCCGCGCGCCATCGTCGGTGAGACCAAGGTGGAGGCGCTGGAGCTCGAGGACGGCACGACGATCCCCACGGACGGGGTGTTCATAGAACTCGGCGCCAGATCAGCGGCGGACATAGCCATGGACCTGGACGTGATGCCCGAGATGGACGACACCATCAAGGTGGGCACCGACTGTGCCACCGAGGTCCCGGGGGTCTACGCATGCGGCGATGTCACGGGCAAGCCGTGGCAGGTCGCCAAGGCCGTCGGCCAGGGCTGTGTGGCGGGAACCAACGCCGCGGCATTCGTGAAGGGAGAGAGATGACTGTTTCCGATCTAATCAACGGAATGCTCAGGGAGGACGGGGGGTTCCAGAAGGCCTTCCGCAGCATCCTCGACGACGAGCTGAACATGTCTCTGAACGAGTTCTGCCAGCTATCCGGCATCTCGCAGAGCACGATGTACAAGATACTGGAGGACAAACGCGAGCCAAACCTTCGCACCGTGCGCCAGGTGATCAAGAGCCTGAAGGTCCTGATGGAGCCGGAGGACTCCCACTTCATCGGGGTGATCGCATTCACCACGGTCCTGGAGAACCTCCCGAAGTCCATAGACATGGACGGGTTGACCGTGAACGTCAGGGAGTATCCGGTCTCCACGGTGGAGGACGCCATCATCGCGGCCGTCCGCGCCGAGCGCGACGGCGCCCTTGGGGTCGTGTGCGCGCCCATCGTCGCACCCACCATCGAGAAGATCCTGTCCATTCCGGTGTCCCGTGTCATACCCACGACAAGCGTCCTGCTGGCCATCGACAGGCTCAAGGACCTGGTCTGAAAACCCCTTCCCAATAACATTTCAGTTTAGCTACTCTAATAATAAGTTAATATACCAGCTTAACCGTGGTCATCTCTCGGTACCATGTTCGAGCTGCAGGTCGTTAGCAACACGCCCATGACGGGTGTGGACGATGTCAACGTCGTCGCCGAGACCCTTCTAGTGCAGATTGGATACCTTCCCAAGGGGTACGATCCCAAGACGGGTGCGATAACCGTGAGGGACAGCGTGCCGTACCGCCTGTTCATGGACCATCTGATGGCCCACCCCTCCAAGGCCTGGACCGTCGAGGAGCTGGCATCGCTCCTGGGGACCACCAAGCCCACCATATACAGGCACATAAACAAGCTCAAGTCGATGGATCTGCTGGAGGCCATGGACGTCGAGTACGACGGGCAGATCCGCAAGGGGTACCGCATAAGGTTCGGGGATCTGGTCAAGGCCTGGAGCTTCACCGAGGCCAACGTCAACATGGCCATGGAGAACTACCGCAAGACCATTGTCCATTTCCAGGAGCTTTCTCAGAAGAGGTGATTCGATGGAGAACGAGTACGTGGTCGCGCCCGGCGCGAGGTTCGCTGTTTCTTGGAGGTACTCCCGCGACGAGTGCAGGGAGTTCGAGGGCGTCTACAAGGGTCTGTCGGCCATCGGGACCGACACCGCCATGGTCTTCGACGTGGACGGTACCGTCAGGTTCCTCTCCGCATCATCGATCGTGTGCATGGACCAGCTCGAGGCTGCTCCTGAGAAGAACGACAAGAAGTCCGACGCCGGCAGCGTTTTCTATGGCTGAACCGGACATCGTCGCGTTCTCGCGCGAGATCATCGACGCCGTCAAGACCGGCAGGGTCTCGGACCGCGACCAGCTCCAGAATCTCAAGCTGAAGCTCTGCAAGGCCTACGGCTTCGGGGACGTGCCTCCGAACTCGGACATCCTGGCCAACGTCGAGCCCGGGGAGAGGAAGCTGCTCACCCCGTTCCTGGTCAAAAAACCGACCCGTACCATCAGCGGTGTGGCCGTGGTCGCGGTGATGACGTCGCCGCATGACTGCCCCCACGGACGCTGCTCGTTCTGTCCCGGCGGCGTGCAGAACGACTCGCCGCAGTCCTACACGGGCAAGGAGCCGGCGGCCAGGAGGGCGGGGCGGAACAGGTTCGATCCGTGGATGCAGGTCACCGACAGGGTGACCCAGCTCACAGAGATAGGGCACAAGACGGACAAGATAGACCTGATAATCATGGGCGGCACCTTCACCAGCCGCGAGCCCGAGTACCAGGAGTGGTTCGTCCGCAGGTGCTTCGACGCTCTCAACGGCGTCGACTCAGATACGCTGGAGGAGGCGCAGAGGCTCAACGAGTCGTCCGAGCACAGGTGCGTGGGGCTCACCGTGGAGACGCGTCCTGACGTCTTCACCCCGGAGCAGATCGAGAGGGTGATGGGGTTCGGAGCGACAAGGGTGGAGCTCGGAGTGCAGATCCTCGACGACGACGTGCTCGCAGGGGTGGACAGGGGACACGGTACCGCGGAGGTCCGCAGATGCACCCGCGACTGCAAGGAGCACGGCCTCAAGGTATGCTATCACATCATGCCGGGGCTGCCGGGGTCATCGCCGGAGAACGATCTCCGCTGCTTCAGACGGGTGTTCGAAGACCCGGACTACCGGCCGGACATGCTGAAGTTCTACCCGGTGCTCGTGGTGGAGGGCACGAAGCTCTACGACATGTGGCGGAGGGGCGAGTACTCCCCGTACCTGGAGGACACCGCCACCGAGCTACTGGCACAGATGAAGCAGCTCGTCCCGGAATACGTCCGCATACAGCGCATACAGAGGGACATCCCTGTCACGGAGATCTCCGCGGGCATACACAAGAGCAACATCCGTCAGCTGGTGGCGGACTACATGCGCGACAACGGGATGGAGTGCAGATGCATCCGCTGCAGGGAGGTCGGCCACAAGGGCACAGTCCTGAGGGACCCGTCCAAGGTCGTCCTCAAGGACACGGTGTACGACTCATGCGGCGGAACTGAGCACTTCATAGCCCTGGAGTACGAGGATGCCGTGGTTGGCTACATAAGGGTGAGGCTGGACTCCAACCCCGAGGCGACCATCAGGGAGCTCAAGGTCTTCGGCAAGGTCGCATCCATCGGCGACGAGGGCGAGGACTGGCAGCACAGGGGCTTCGGAAGGGAGCTCGTGGCCGAGGCCGAGAGGGTGGCCCGCGAGGCCGGCAGGACGAGGATAAGGGTCACCAGCGGAGTCGGCGTCAGGGGCTACTACAGGTCCCTGGGCTTCGACTACGACCTTCCGTACATGGCGAAGGACCTCCGATCCCGGTAAGCTGTTTAGCAAATCCGTATATACGGATATTCTGTTTAAGCAATCACTTAAACAGTGACACCATGGACGACATCACAGGCATCCTGAGGGCTCTATCCGATGAGACCAGGTTCTCGATCGTCACGATCCTGCTGAACCACGACATCTGCGCAGGAGCTGTCGCCAGGAGGCTCGGGGTGTCCGACGCCGCCGTGTCCCAGCATATGAAGGTGCTCCGCGACGCGGGGCTGGTCGAGTCCGAGAGGCGCGGATACTTCACGCACTACCGCGTGAACGTCGGTCTTCTCGAGGAGACCGCCGCCAGTCTGTCGGAGATGGCCGGATGGGTCCGCAGCCCATGCGACCCGGATCTGGAGGGATGCACCGAGGTCAGACGCGGCAGATGCCCAGCGGATAAGTGCAGCGGCGGATGTCCGAGGTCGGACGGCGACAGGTGCCCGGGATGCACAATGGGGTCATGCAATTCTGGAGATGCGACAATGAAGGTAGCAGTGACATATGAGAACGGGGAGATCTTCCAGCATTTCGGCAGGACCGAGCAGTTCAAGGTCTACGAGATCCAGGACGGGAGGGTGGTCTCCTCGGAGGTCGTCGGGAACGAGGGCAGGGGCCACGGCGAGCTGGTCGGGGTGCTCAGGCAGCTGGGGGTCTCCGTGCTCATCTGCGGCGGTCTCGGGATGGGTGCCAGGCAGGGCCTGGAGGCATCCGGTATCAGGGTCTGCTCCGGCAACGTCGGAAGTGCCGACGACGCCGTATCGAGGTTCGCCGACGGCACTCTGGAGATTCACTCCGAGGCCACCTGCCACCATCATGACGGCGAGGAGCACCAGTGCACCTGCGGCAGGCACTGATCATCCGTAGAACGGGATGGTGTCCCAGCTGGTGCGGCGCTTCTTGATGTCGCGACCCATCTTCCGGTAGTTCTCGAAGAGGGCCTCGTCCACGGACGGGCCGACCCTCTCCAGCGCTCTGACGAAATGGGCGGTCGTGACGCGTTCTGCGTCACGGTCCTCGCGGTAGGCGCACAGACCCGCCTCCCTGCAGAGGGCGGCGAGGTCTGCGCCGACATAGCCGTCCGTGACAGAAGCGAGCCATCCCAGGTCCACGCCGTCTAGGGGCATGCCCCTGGTGTGGACCTCAAGGATGCGCAGGCGGGAGGCCTCGTCGGGCTTGCCCACCAGGACCATCCTGTCGAACCTGCCTGGCCTCAGGAGGGCCGGGTCGATCATGTCGGGCCTGTTGGTGGCCGCCATCACTGTCACGTTCTTCATGCTCTCGACACCGTCCATTGATGTCAGGAGCTGCGCCACAACCCTCTCCCAGGCGGATCCGTCGCCCCCGCCGCGGATCGGGGCGATCGAATCGATCTCGTCGAAGAATATGATGCAGGGGGCCATCTGCTTGGCCCTTTTGAATATCTGACGAATGGCCCTCTCGCTCTCGCCCATCCACTTGTTCGCGACCTCCGGGCCGTTCACCGAGATGAAGTTGGTCCCGGACTCGTTGGCTATCGCCTTGGCGATGAGGGTCTTCCCGGTCCCGGGCGGGCCGTAGAGCAGGATGCCCCTCCCGGGCTCGATCCCCAGTCTCTCGTACGCCTTGTTCCCCTCCTCGGGGACGAAGACCTCCTCGATCTCCCTGCGGACGTCGTCCAGTCCGCCCACGTCGTTCCAGGTGACCTTGGGGATCTCCACGAGGACCTCCCTCATGCCGCTGGGTTCGACGTCGTTCAGGGCCTCGCGGAAGTCGTTCATGGACACCCTCATGCCCTCTAGTATCTGGGACGGGACGGGTTTGTCCAGGTCTATGGAGCTCATGCGGGAGCTGAGGCAGCGCATGGCGGCCTCCCTGCAGAGGGCGGCGAGGTCCGCACCCACGAACCCCTGGGTCAGTCCCGCAAGGACATCGACGTCCACATCGTCGGTCAGCGGCATGTCCCTGGTGTGCACGTTCAGGATGTCCGCCCTGCCTTTGCGTCCCGGGACACCTATCTCTATCTCCCTGTCGAACCTCCCAGGCCTCCTCAGAGCGGGGTCTATGGAGTCCTCTCTGTTTGTCGCGCCGATCACGATGACGTTCCCGCGGTCGCCGAGGCCGTCCATGAGCGTCAGGAGCTGGGCCACGACCCTCCTCTCGACCTCGCCGGACACCGAGTCCCTGTTCGGAGCGATGGAGTCTATCTCGTCCAGGAACACTATGCTCGGCGAGTTCTCGGAGGCCTCCTTGAAGATGTCCCTGAGCCTCTCCTCGCTCTGGCCGTAGTACTGGCCCATGATCTCGGGACCCCTCACAGAGTAAAGCGAAGCCCCGGATTCGTTGGCCACGGCCTCTGCGATGAGGGTCTTCCCGGTCCCGGGCGGGCCGTAGAGGAGCACGCCCCTGGGTGCGCCTATGCCGAGCCTGTCGAACAGCTCGGGGTGCTTGAGGGGCAGCTCGATCATCTCCCTGATGCGCTTCAGCTCCTCGTCCAGGCCGCCGACGTCGTCGTAGGTGATCTGCTGGCCGGTGTTCCCCTTCTTGGTCTTCTCCTTTCTCGGGGAGTCCCTGAGGACGATCTGCGTGCCCCCGGTGACGAGGACTGGCCCCTGGGGGACCGTGGAGACGACGGTGAAGGTCGACCTGTTTCCCATGAGGGCTATGTTCGGGACGATGATGTCCGTGCCGGCGACCAGGGGCCTCGCCATGAGTCCCCTGAGGAAGATGTCCTCGATGCCCTTCTCGAACTTGATGGTCTTCCCCTCGGGGATGTTGGGTGCCAGGACGACCTGCTCCGCCATCAGGGGGTCGCACCTCCGGACCGTGACGTTCTCGTCGACGCTGACGCCGGCGCTGGTCCTGGTCAGACCGTCTATGAAGATCATCCCCTTGCCCTCGTCCTCCGGATCGCACTTGAACACCTTGGCGACCACCTTCCTCTTTCCCACTATCTCTATGGTGTCGCCTATGTCGAGTCCCAGCGCCCTGCGGGACTCCGTGTCTATCCTTGCGCGGCCGTACCCGGCCTCGGACTGCCTCTGGGCCATGCCGACCTTGAGGACGATGGATTCTGTCATCGTCCGCCGTATTGGTCTGGCACATCATAAAGCACACGCGCGTGCCCGCGCGTAGGGTTAATAAGAGAGGGGAACCATGGCTTCAGCATGACGATCGTCGAGATCAGAATCGAGCTCAAGAAGGGGGTCGCGGACCCCGAGGGCAAGAACACAATGAAGACCCTCCAGTCCCTTGGCTTCCAGGGGATCTCCGGGGTCAAGACCGTGAAGCTCTTCGAGGTGGAGCTTGACGCCCCCGCCGACAAGGCCCAGGCCGAGGCGGAGGAGATGTGCAGGAAGCTCCTGGCCAACCCCGTGATCCAGAACTACCGCGTCACCGTGAGATGATACGATGGCCGGACCGATGATCAAACGCGACGTTCCGTTCGAGCTGTACGACGTGGACATCCTGTCGGCCTCGGACGACGTCCTGGTATCCGTCTCGAAGGACATGAGCCTCGGGCTGTCCCTCGACGAGATGAAGAGGATCAGAGAATACTTCAAGGCCGAGGGCAGGAACCCCACCGACGTGGAGCTCCAGGCGCTCGGCCAGGCATGGAGCGAGCACTGCTGCTACAAGAGCTCCAAGCCCATCCTCAAGGAGTTCGTCTTCGGGCTGGACAGGGAGGACATCCTGTCCAGGGGGGACGCGGGCGTCATGGTCTTCGATGACGATTACGGCTACGCCCTGAGGATCGAGAGCCACAACCATCCCTCCGCGATCGAGCCCTACGGCGGCGCGGCCACAGGGATTGGGGGCATCCTGAGGGACGTCGTCTGCATGGGCGCGCAGCCCATCGGGCTGGCGGACCCTCTCTGCTTCGGGCCCATCGACAGGAAGGGCGATCTCCCGCCGGGGGTCAAGCATCCCAGGTACCTCGTCAGCGGCGTCGTATCGGGGATCAGGGACTACGGGAACCGCGTGGGAATACCCACGATCACGGGAGGGTTCTTCTTCGACGAGAAGTACACAGGCAACTGCCTGGTCAACGTCGCCTGCCTGGGAATCGTCAAGCGCGACGACCTGGCGAAGAACTACGCCGGGGGCCCCGGCGAGGTCATGATCCTGATCGGCGGACGCACCGGGCGCGATGGGATCCACGGCGTGAACTTCGCATCCGCGGACCTCACCGCCACATCCGACGAGGACTCCAGAGGAGCCGTCCAGCTGGGCGACCCCATCACGAAGGAGCCGGTCATGCACGCGTGCTTCGAGGTCAACGCCAGGCACCTCATCACGGGGATGAAGGACCTGGGAGGCGGAGGACTGAGCTGTGTCGTGGGCGAGATGGCCCTCGACGCGGGCTGCGGTGCCGATGTGGACCTGGAGAACGTGCCCCTGAAGGAGCCCGGACTGGCCCCGTGGGAGATCTGGGTGTCCGAGTCCCAGGAGCGCATGATGTGCACATGCAAGCCCGAGAACGTGGAGGAGGTCCTGCAGATCTTCGAGATGTGGGACGTCCTGGCCACGCCCATCGCGAGGACCACCGACCAGAAGCGCACCCGTCTGTTCTGGAACGGCGAGATGATATTCGACATGGACCTGGAGTTCCTCACAGGCGGCCCCGTCTACAACAGGCCCTATGTGCTCCCGGACGTGTACACCAAGGAGAGGGAGAGGTTCCCGGAGCTGCCAGACGACAGAGAGGTCATACTGGACCTCCTTTCCGACCCCAACGTGGCCTCCAAGGAGTGGGCCATCAGGCAGTACGACCACGAGGTCCGCGCATCCACCGTCGTGCACCCGCTCGTCGGACCCCTCAACGAGGCCGGACCCGGCGACGCGTCCGTCCTCATGCCTGTCCCCGGAAGGTGGAAGGGCCTTGCGGCGGCCATCGGATGCAACCCGTGGTTCACCGAGGCCGATCCGTACAAGGGCGGGATGGCATGCATCGACGAGACCTGCAGGAACCTGGTCGCCGTCGGCGCCAGGCCGAACGCTTTCACGGACTGCCTCAACTTCGGCAACCCCGAGAAGCCCGAGAGGCTGGGCGAGTTCAGGGAGGCGGTCAGGGGCATTGGCGAGATCGCCAGGGCCCTGAACATCCCGATACCCTCCGGAAACGTCAGTCTCTACAACGAGGCCCCCGGAGGACATCACATCCTGCCGACGCCCATGATACTCGGCTGCGGACTCATCGACGACGTCAGGAAGGCCGTGACCGCCGACTTCAAGAAGATCGGCAGCTGCATCTTCGTCGTCGGGAAGACCCGTGACGAGATGGGCATGTCCCTCCTGTTCAGGAGGTTCGGCGGAGAGCAGGGCGCTGTGCCCGGAGTCGACGTCGACGCCCTCAAGAGGTACATGGACGAGCTGCTGCAGGCCATGGACGAGGGCATCGTCCTGAGCTGCCACGACTGCTCGGACGGCGGCATCGCCGTCGCGGTGGCGGAGATGTGCATCTCCGGTCACGTCGGGGCCGAGATCACTCTGGACGGGATCGACGGAATGGATCTCAGGAGGAAGCTGTACTCCGAGAGCAACAGCCGCTGGATCGTCGAAGTCGACGGCATGGACGTCACCAGGTTCACGGAGATCATGGGCGACGACGCCGTCCTGCTCGGAATCACCAAGGGCGACGGTCTGAAGATCAAGGACAACGGCACGTTCGTGCCGCTTGACGAGATGAGGCGTGCATGGAACGACCCCATCTGGAACATCATGGGAGGTGCTGCGGAATGAAGCCGGAAGACGTGAAGGTGTGCGTTGTCAGGATCGAGGGTACGAACTGCGAGGACGAGATGGCCTACGCGTTCAGATCCGTCGGCGCCCAGGCCGAGGAGGTCCACCTCAAGCAGCTGATCAAGCAGGCGCCGGCCGGCATGTGCCGCGACCTGGAGGACTACGATGTCCTGGCCTTCCCCGGAGGGTTCTCCGCGGGCGACTACGTCCGCGCGGGAGCGATCTTCGCCGCGAGGATAAAGGCGGCGATCGGCGGGGAGGTCAAGAGGTTCGTCGAGGCGGAGAAGCCCGTCCTGGGGGTCTGCAACGGCTTCCAGATCCTGGTCGAGATGGGACTGCTCCCGGCCTTCGAGGAGACGATGACCGAGCAGCCTGCCGCGGCCCTGTACACCAACGATTCCGGAAGGTTCGAGTGCCGTCCGACGGTACTGAGGAACGACAACCGCGGGAAGTGCATGTTCACCAGAGAGATCCCCGAGAAGAGGATGCTGATGATCCCGTCCGCTCATGCGGAGGGGAAGCTGATGAGCATGGACCCCGACTTCGTGCAGAAGCTCGAGGACAACGACCAGGTCGTGTTCAGGTACGTCTGTCCCGACGGATCCAAGGCCGTCTATCCCTGGAACCCCAACGGGTCCCCCTCGGACATCGCGGGGATCTGCAACCCTGCAGGTAACGTCCTGGGCATGATGCCGCACCCGGAGCGTGTGATCACGAGGTTCACGCATCCTGACTGGACCCGCGGATACACCGACGAGGAGGGTGACGGCAAGGTCATCTTCCGCTCGGTGATCTCGGCTCTCACAAACTGATTTTCAAAGCCCCCGGGCGACCGGGGGCGAACATATGGACGGTCGGACGAGCAGTCCTGCCGGTGATAGTTTCTGAAGAATCCTGCATTCGCCACAGGGGAGGCGGTCAGATGTTGACCTTCACATCGATGTGGTCGCCATCCTCCAGGCTCAGTGTCCTCCTGAGGTGGTACTGGCAGATGATCTCGATGGTGTCGACGTAATGCGACCTCTCCGGGACGACGATGGCGCAGTCGATGTTGCGGATCTTGGCCTTGTAGGCGATGACCTCCCCGAAGCTCCTCCCGTCACTGGAGAAGCCGTTGATCGTGATCCCGGCGATGCTCCTGACGACGTCCAGCTTGCCGACGTCCTCTGGGTCGACCTGGATGTTGAGCGTTCCCTGGAAGGGGGTGAATCCGAGCTTCGACTGGAACTGGGTCTTGTACCCGTCCTGGCAGATGTAGTATCCTCCCTCGCCCATACCGGACACGACATTGCCGTGTATGGTGATGTGGTCGGTGAGCTCGAAGATCCTGCGGTACTCGTTGTACTCCTTCTTCAGGTCGTCGATCCCCTTCTGGGTGAGCTTGATGCGCTGTCTGCGGGCCCCCAGGTCACGGACGATGTACTTCTCGTCCAGAAGCTCCAGGATCCTCTTGGATGCGGACTGCTGGCTCATCTCCAGTGCCTCCCCTAGCTCTCTGGAAGAAATCGCTATGTAATCGTCCATGGCTCCTAGCAGGGCGAGCTTCCTGAGTGCGAAGGAGTACTTCTCATCCATGGGTGGGGGAATCTGTTCCGCCGATTTAAACGTACTGAGAACTCGGTAGATGGGGTTTCCAGCAGGCGCTTTTCAGAATAATCGGATAAGAAAGGAAAGGCCCCGAGGGGCCTGTTTTCCGGGTCAGATCCTCTGGGCGTCGACCCACGTGGTGACGGTGGGGCAGGCGGCGAAGAGGATGTTGACGGCGCCGATGACGGCGAGCACGAGGTTCAGCCAGATGTAGGATCCCTCGTAGAGGATGGACAGGATGACCACGGCCTCGCAGACGGCTGCGAGAACGAGGATTGTGCTGCCCTGGACGGGGGTGAACTTGGTGAATCCTCCAGCGACGGCGAAGAACATGCATGCGACGAGCAGGTTCAGTCCGACGAGCGGCATGGAGTCGAGGGTTCCGTCCCAGGCGGCGGCGACAGCGCACAGAGCGATGATGCCTCCGATGAGACCGAGTGCGGCTCCGAAGACCATTTTCTTTGGAACGGGTGTCATTTTGGTACCTTCCTTTGATTGATTTACGCCTTCTTCGGAACGATCATCTTGGCGCTGATGGCAGCGAGCCAGACGATGCCGCAGGCGACGGTGATGACCTCGAGTGCCGCGATGCTCATTCCGACAGCGCATCCGAGGATGATCAGGATGAGGACGACTGTGATCGCGGAGTTGATCCTGGCTCCGTCCCTCCAGTCTCCGATGGCCGAGAGGACCATGGCGATGAACAGGAACAGGAAGAGGAGGATGGCGATGGTGTCGTGCGTGTTGCCGTTTCCGAAGTCGCTGTGGATGTATCCGGCGAGGATCAGGAAGATGGCGGAGATGGCGAGGATGCATCCGCTGGCGCGGTTGCACTCGGTCTCGCAAACGGCTTTGCCGAGTCCGCACACGAACACGAGGATTCCGACGATCATGCATCCGTAGTTGAAGAGATCAGCCGACATCTGGACGTCGGAGATGCCCAGGTCGGACAGCATGTTCTCCCCGTAGACCCAAGCCGAGTCGCCGTTGATCGCGACGATGAGAACGACCGCGAAGGCGAATGCGGCGAGCAGC
Coding sequences within it:
- a CDS encoding DUF998 domain-containing protein translates to MNVSNRHPGPFAAIGLLAAFAFAVVLIVAINGDSAWVYGENMLSDLGISDVQMSADLFNYGCMIVGILVFVCGLGKAVCETECNRASGCILAISAIFLILAGYIHSDFGNGNTHDTIAILLFLFLFIAMVLSAIGDWRDGARINSAITVVLILIILGCAVGMSIAALEVITVACGIVWLAAISAKMIVPKKA